GGCCCTCTCATGGCGAATTCGCCGCACAATATTTGCTTCCCTTCCGCCGTTTCGATCAAGCTATAGTTGACGGTGATCCTGGTACTGCGCGCCGATTGTGCGGCGTGTACTCATTGTTTCGATCGTAGCGATTTATGCGCATCCTTTCGGCATCGACGAATGTCGCCGAGTCTCCGGCTCCAACGCGGGCCAGGAAGAGGGGGAATGCGCTGGTGCTGTGGCTGTCGCGACGTTTTCAAGGCTCGGCCAGCTGGATGTTCAGTTTGCTGTTTCACCTGGTGGTTGTGATGACGCTAGGGTTGTGGATCTTGCGAGACGATCGGCAGGAAGGCCCGCCGGGGATCATCCTCGGTGAAGCCGATCCGATTGTTCCCATCACCGAGCTCCCTCAGTGGCAGCCGAAAGTCGCCGACATCCAAGGGGACGTCATCAACGACTCGACCTACGCGATTGAAGAGATGGCGCAGCAACTGGCGCAGACCGCTCCATCAGAAGCGCCGACGACTTCGATTCCGTCCCCCGCGTTTCAGTTTTCGGATTCCGCGACGCTGACTTATGTTCCGCCGGCGGGCGCTGGTGGATTTGCGGGACGAGATCCCGCGAACCAGCCTGGTTTGCTGCAACAACGGGGCGGCTCGCAAGCGACGCAAGACGCCGTCGAACGCGCGTTGGTCTGGATCGCCGCGCAGCAAAACGAAGATGGGCATTGGGACTTCAATCATCGCAACGGCCCTCAGGGAGCGCGGGCCACCGATCCGGGAACCGCGCATGCGTTGACCGGCGCGACCGGTTTGGCGCTGCTCCCCTTTTTGGGCAAAGGTTATACGCATCTGCGGGAAAGCCCTTATCAAGAGACGGTCGCCAAGGGGCTCTACTATTTGCGGACGCACATGATCGTCAGCAATCAGGGAGGCGATCTGACAGGCGGCAGCAAGTTTGGCATGTATTGTCACGGCTTGGCGGCGATCGCGCTGTGCGAAGCCTACGCGATGACCGAAGATCCTGACTTGCGCCAGGATGCTCAGGAAGCGGTGAAGTTTATTGAGTTTGCGCAGCACTCCGCCGGAGGTTGGCGTTATCAACCTGGCGAGCCGGGCGATACGTCGGTTTTTGGTTGGCAACTGATGGCGCTGAAAAGCGCCTTGATCGGCGGGCTGCAAGTTTCGTCGCCGCGTGTCGGTTTGGCCGAGCACTTTCTTGATACGGTGCAAACTGACGCCGGCGCCTACTATGGATATCAGCGACCTGGGAAGCAGCCGACGACAACGGCGATCGGCCTGTTGTCGCGGATGTACTTGGGATGGCGCCGCAACGATCCGCGATTGGAGCGTGGGGCGAAGTTTCTTGCGACCGAAGGCCCTTCGCAGCGAGACATGTATTTCAATTACTACGCGACCAACGTAATGGCGCACCAAGGCGGGCCTGCGTGGACGAAGTGGAACGACAAGCTGAGCAACTACCTGGTTCAGTCGCAGTCGACCAAATTGTACGAGGCAGGGAGCTGGCGATTTGATGACCCCTACTTCGAGGAGGGGGGGCGATTGTACACAACTTGTTTGGCGGCGATGATCCTGGAAGTCTACTATCGCCATATGCCTCTCTACTCTGATCAGTCCATTGACTTCACGTTCTGAGCTGCCGGCGGCGATCTTGCCGGTGATTGATTTGAAAGACCGGCACGTGGTGCGCGGCGTGGGCGGCTTGCGACATCGCTATCGTCCGATCGAAAGCCGGTTGTGCGCATCGTCGGAACCCGGGGATATCGCCGCCGCGATGGTCGCAGCGTATTCGTTTCGCGATGCCTATGTGGCGGATCTGGATGCGATTCTTGACGGTCGACCGCAAGTTGAGGATTGGCGGAAAATCGCACAGGCCGGACTGCGGCTGCATCTCGACGCTGGATTGGCGACGCTGGCCGATTGCCAGCGCGTGATCGAAGCTTTGGAACCGGAGAGCGTCGCTTCGCTGATTGTCGGCCTCGAGACGCTGCAGCGCTGGGAAGATCTGGGGCAGATCACCGCCGAATTCGGCGAGAGCGTCACGTTCAGTCTTGATTTGCGACATGGACGGCCGTTGCGAATTGTGGGAGCGGCGATTCGTCCCGAAGAAATCGCACAACGCGCGTTTGATTGCGGCGCTAGACGAATGGTGCTGCTGGATCTGGCTCATGTCGGGCAGGGTAGGGGAACCGGAACGGAGATGTTGTGCCGCGAATTATCGACGCAACTTACGGGAGTCGAATGGGTTACCGGTGGAGGGATCCGGACATTGGCCGATATCGAGACGCAAGTGTCGCTCGGCGCAGCGCGCGTGCTGGTCTCTTCCGCACTTCATGAAGATGAAAAAATATTAATGGCGCGTCCGCAATGAGCGGTGATGAACTAAATTGCGGCAGAGAGATTACGGCAGAGAGTTTTTTGTCGTTGTTTTTTAACGGATCGGTATTTGCCCACATTTCGCCAGGGGTTCGTCGCGGTCGCTTATCGCCGCTCGAAACGCAAGTTGGGACCTCGGAAAAAGGCGTCCGGAATCGTAGGGCGAGGAATTCTCCCCTTGCGACTCCCTGCACAACCGATATTATTTTGAGGATAGCGAGGCAATTATTCGGGCATGCCTGGGTGTAGGCATCTTCTTCACGGCGAGCGTTAACTGCAGAGCTTCCTTTGTTCGCCGCAGACGATTGAAAAGCATTACCCGGGCTTACATGGCCTTCACATTGTGAAAGTTTTCACGAACTCAATTTGCTCGCCACTTTACGCAGCGATACGCAGTAATTTCCAGGGCCTAGATTTGCCCGTTCGGAGCCGCGGATGCCACGAACTATTACATTGAAACGAGGGCTCGACCTGCCGATTTCGGGTCGTCCTCAGCAGTCCATTGAGTCGGCCGGAGCAGTGACCCGATTCGGTCTCCTTGGCGACGACTACATCGGCATGCGGCCGACCATGTTCGTTACCGATGGAGACTCGGTCAAGCTTGGCCAAGCCTTGTTTGAAGACAAGAAGAATCCCGGCGTCATGTTCACGTCGCCGGTCGCTGGCAAGGTGGTTGCGGTTAACCGCGGCGCCAAGCGTCGATTTTTGTCGGTCGTGATCGAGCGTGAAGGAGACGAACAAGTTGAGTTCGCTTCGCACGGCGATCAATCGCTCTTGAATCTGACTCGCCAGCAAGTGGTTGAGGGGATGTTGGCCGCCGGCCTGTGGCCTGCATTGCGACAACGGCCCTTCGGGCGGACTCCTTCGCCGACGCAAACGCCGCAAGCGCTGTTCATTACGGCGATCGATACCCATCCCTTGGCGGCGGATCCTGCGGTTGTGATCGGTCCGCAGAAAGCGGAGTTTACCGCCGGCTTGGAAGCGCTGAGCAAACTGACCGACGGACCGATGTTCGTTTGTCGTGCTCCCGGCGCCGACATCCCAGGCGAAGATCTCGATTTCGCCGAAGTCGTCGAATTCGCCGGACCGCATCCGGCTGGCTTGCCTGGAACGCATATTCATTGCTTGTATCCAGCAGGGCGCGATCGGGCCGTTTGGCACATCGGTTATCAAGACGTGCTGGCGATCGGTTCGTTGTTTAAAACTGGCCGACTGAGCGTGAAGCGAATCCTCTCGCTGGCGGGACCCGCCGTTAGCAAGCCTCGCTTGATTGAAGCGACCTTGGGCGCCGATCTGACCCAGTTGACTGACGGTCAGCTGAAAGCAGACGATCCTCGCGTGATCTCCGGTTCGGTCTTTTGGGGTCGAACTTGTGCCGAACCGCATACGTTCCTGGGACGTTATCACAGCCAGATTTCGGTGTTGGAAGAGGGACGCAATCGCGACTTCCTCGGTTGGCTGACGCTTGGGTTCGGCAAGTTCTCGACCAAGTCGGTGTTTATGTCGGCTCTGACCGGCGGAGGTCGTGATTACGACTTCACCACCAGCAGCGAGGGAAGTCATCGTGCGATCATTCCGACCGGAATGTACGAAAAAGTAATGCCGCTTGATATCGAACCGACCGCGCTGCTCAAGTCGCTGGTGGTGAACGATATGGAATCGGCTCAGGCGCTGGGCGCCTTGGAATTGGATGAAGAAGATTTGGCGCTTTGTTCCTACGTCGACACCGGCAAGCACGACTTCGGCAGCGCCCTGCGGAAGAACCTAGACCGCATTGAGGCCGAGGGGTAACCATGAAGTTTATACGCAACCTACTCGATCGCGCCGCGCCTCTGTTTGAGGAAGGCGGCAAGCTCGAACGACTCTATCCGCTGTATGAAGCGGGAGATACGTTCCTCTACACGCCGGGCGAAATCACGCACGGCTCGACGCATGTGCGAGATGGTCTCGACCTGAAGCGGATGATGGTGTTTGTCGTCATCGCGCTCACGCCGTGCATCTTGATGGCGATGTGGAACACCGGCTATCAAGCCAACTCGGCGATTCACGCCGAAGCCGGTACAGCGCCGGAAGGCTGGCAAGAGAGCCTGTTCACGTCGCTCGGAATGGCTCACGATCCAGGCAGCTTGCTCGATAACATCGTGCTGGGCGCGATCTATTTTCTACCGGTTTACATCGTCACCATGACGGTCGGCGGTATCATCGAAGTGATCTTCGGGATCGTTCGCAAGCACGAAGTGAATGAAGGGTTCCTGGTGACCGGGATGCTCTTTCCACTGACGTTGCCGCCGACGATACCGCTCTGGCAAGTCGCCTTGGGGATCGCCTTTGGCGTGTTGATCGGAAAAGAAGTCTTTGGCGGCACCGGCAAAAACTTCCTCAATCCGGCCCTCACCGCGCGGGCGTTCCTGTATTTCGCATATCCGAATCAGATCACCGGCAACGTTTGGGTTGCCGCGGATGGTTTCAGCGGAGCGACCACCTTGGGAGCTTTGGCCGAGAACAAAGACAATCTGGACGTGGGGCTTTCGCAGGTTCTGCAGGGAGTCGACGGTCACGGGATCACGTGGCTGCAAGCGTTCCTCGGCACGATCACCGGATCCATGGGCGAAACTTCGGCTCTGGCATGTTTGCTAGGCGCCGCGTTTTTGATCCTGACCGGCGTCGGCTCGTGGAAGATCATGGCCGCGACCGTTTTGGGCGCCGTGGGAACGTCGGGTGCGTTCTACCTGGCCAGCTTGTCGGGGATGGAAACCTCCGCGTTGTTCGCTTTGCCGCCGTGGTGGCACTTGGTGATCGGCGGTTTCGCCTTCGGTTGCGTCTTTATGGCGACCGACCCCGTCTCGGCGGCGATGACGGAAAAAGGAAAGTGGTTCTACGGGATCCTGGTCGGCGTACTAACGATCTTGATTCGCGGCATTAACCCCGCGTTCCCCGAAGGGATCATGCTCGCCATCTTGTTTGGTAACGTGATGGCGCCGCTGATCGACTACTTCGTGATTCAAGGAAACATCAACAGAAGGATGGCTCGCTATGCGTCGTGATAGCGTAGGCGGAACGTTCCTCGTGGCCGCCGTCCTTTGCATCGTTTGCTCGATAGCGGTTTCAGCGACAGCAGTCCTCCTGAAACCGACTCAAGTCGAAAACGAAAAGCTGGATAAGCAGAAGAATATTCTGGCTGCCGCCGGCGCGTTGCCGAAGGACAAAGAAGGCAAGGTCGAAGAGGTCAGCGCCGCCAAGATCACCGAGTTGTATAACAATATCGAGACGATCGTGATCGATCTTGATACCGGCGAACGTGTCGATAATCGGAAAGAAAATCCGGTTTCGGCCGAGTCGTTGGAAGACAAGCCAAAGATGGAAAAAATTCCCACCGATGCGCCTGCCGACGATAAGCTGGGTGATATCAAAGAACGTCCCAAGTATTCGCAAGTCTTCTTGCTGAAGAAAGAGGACAAGATCGACGTGATTGTGTTGCCGTTCTACGGCAAAGGATTGTGGTCGACCATGAAGGGCTTCATCGCTCTTGAGGGAGACGCCCAGACGATCAAAGGTTTGACTTACTACTCGCATGGTGAAACTCCGGGGCTCGGCGGCGAAGTCGACAATCCGGATTGGAAGGCGCAGTGGCCCGGCACCACCGCGATTGAAGACGATGGCAAGGTCGTCGTCTCGGTCACCAAAGCGGGACAGACCGGCGGCATTGATACCAACATCGACGGCCTGTCAGGCGCCACCATCACGACCAAAGGGGTCAATACCATGGTTCGCTACTGGCTAGGTCCAGGCGGCTTCGGTCCATTTTTGGCGAAAGTTCGCAAGGGAGACTTCAATGGCTAAAGAGACCACGAAAGATATCCTGCTGTCGCCGGTCTTCACCAACAATCCGATCGCACTGCAAGTGCTCGGCATTTGCTCGGCGCTCGCGGTGACGTCCAAAATGGACAAAGCGTTGACCATGGCGTTGGCGGTGACCGTGGTGACCGGCTTCTCGAACCTCAGCGTCAGCTTGGTTCGCAAGTTCATCCCTAGCAGCATCCGCATCATCGTGCAGATGACGATCATCGCTTCGTTGGTGATCATCGTCGATCAATTTTTAAAGGCCTACGCGTTCAACATCAGCAAAGAGCTGTCGGTGTTCGTCGGTTTGATCATTACCAACTGTATTGTGATGGGACGCGCCGAAGCTTACGCGATGAAGCACGAACCCGGCATGAGCTTTCTGGACGGCGTCGGCAATGGGCTCGGCTATAGCTTGATTCTGTTGATCGTCGCCTTTTTCCGGGAGCTGTTTGGTTTTGGAACTTTGTTCGGCATCACGATTCTGCCGCTGTACGACGCAGCCAATAGCACCGGCTGGTATACGACCAACGGTTTGATGGTGTTGCCGCCGAGTGCGTTCTTCATCATCGGCATTATCATTTGGGTCTTGCGGACATTCCGTCCCGACCAGGTAGAGACGGAGGGCTAACCATGACTGACCTAGTCAATATCGCACTGAAAGCAGTCTTCAGCGAAAACCTCGCGCTCGCCTTCTTTTTGGGGATGTGCACGTTTCTCGCGGTTTCCAAAAACGTGAAGACAGCCCTCGGCCTGGGCGCCGCGGTGATCGCGGTGATGGCGATCACGATTCCGGCCAACAACCTGATCTATCAGCATCTGCTGAAGAAAGGGCAGCTGGCTTGGATCAGCTCCGATCTGGCCGATATGGACCTCACGTTTCTCGGTTTGATTATTTACATCGGCGTCATCGCGGCGATTGTGCAGATCCTCGAAATGGGGCTTGATCGCTACTTTCCGCCGCTCTACAACGCGCTCGGCATCTTCCTGCCGTTGATTACGGTCAACTGTGCGATTTTGGGCGGTTCGTTGTTCATGGTCGAACGTGACTACTCCTTTACGCAAAGCTGCGTATACGGCCTCTTCGCCGGGGTCGGCTGGGCGCTGGCGATCGTCGCGTTAGCAGGCGTTCGCGAAAAACTGAAATACAGCGACGTGCCGGATGGTCTAAAAGGACTCGGCATTACGTTCATCACCGCTGGCCTGATGGCTTTGGCGTTCATGTCGTTCGGCGGCATGCTGTAATTCCCGATTTCAGTGACTTTTAGTCGAAAAGTATAGAGTCATGCAGGAATATCAATTCATCCTGATTCCCGTCGGCGTCGCGATGTTCACGGTTCTCGTCCTGGCGTTGGTGGCGATCATTCTGGCCGCTAAGTCAGTGCTCGTGGCCGCCGGCGACGTAAAGCTGGTGATCAATGAACAAAAAGAAGTTCATGTCCCCGCTGGCGGCAAATTGCTCAACGCCCTGGCTGACCAAGGGATCTTCGTCTCGTCCGCATGCGGCGGCGGCGGTACTTGCGCTCAGTGCAAAGTGAAGATTCATTCGGGCGGCGGCGACATTCTGCCGACCGAAAAATCGCACATCAACAACCAGCAAGCCCGCGAAGGGTACCGCTTGTCGTGCCAGGTCGCGGTCAAGCAGGACATGAGCATCGAAGTTCCCCACGAAGCGTTTGAAACGAAGAAGTGGGATTGTGAAGTGATCTCGAACGGCAACGTTGCGACCTTCATTAAAGAATTCAAACTGAAGCTGCCTGAAGGCGAAGAAGTCGATTTCAAAGCAGGCGGTTATATCCAGATCGAGATTCCCGAACACGAAGTCGCCTACAAAGACTTCCTGGTCGAAGACGAATATCACGAAGACTGGGATAAGTTCAACATTTGGCGGTATGTCTCGAAGGTCGAAGAGCCGGTGATTCGCGCTTACTCGATGGCCAACTACCCGGGCGAAAAGGGCGTCATCATGCTCAACGTCCGCATCGCTTCGCCGCCGCCGCGAGCTCCCGAAGGAACGCCCCCAGGTAAAGCGTCCAGTTACATCTTTAGCCGCAAGCCCGGCGACAAGGTGACGATCTCGGGCCCGTACGGCGAGTTCTTTATCAAAGACACCGAAAACGAAATGGTCTATATCGGCGGCGGCGCCGGTATGGCTCCGCTTCGCAGTCACATCTTTGAACTGTTCAAAGAACGGAAGACCAACCGCAAGGTTTCGTTCTGGTATGGCGGTCGGAGCGTTCGCGAACTGTTCTATGTCGACGAATTCCGCGACATCGAAAAAGAGTTCCCCAATTTCAAGTTCAACATCGCGCTCTCGGACGCGTTGCCCGAAGATAACTGGACCGGCCTGAAAGGGTTCATTCACCAGGTTCTCCTGGAGAACTACTTGAAGAATCATCCGGCTCCGGAAGATATCGAGTATTACATCTGCGGTCCGCCGATGATGAATCAGGCGGTGTTCAAAATGCTGGATGACCTCGGCGTTCCGCCAGAAAATATCGCCTACGATGACTTCGGCGGCTAAACGTCTGATCGCGCTGGCCAGAGCCGCATGTTTGCTGCTCCTGGTGGTCGGCTGTACTCCCAACGGCTCCGCTCCTGTCGAGTTGACAGGGCGGACGATGGGGACCACCTACTCGGTCAAGTGGATTGCACCGGGCGACGACTTCTCTACCAAGTCGCTGCAAAAACAGGTGGACCAGCGGCTGGTCGAAATCAACCAGCAAATGTCGACCTATATTCCGGATTCGGAACTCTCTCGTTTCAATCAAAGTCCAGCGGGAGATTGGTTTCCGGTCTCGCAGGCGTTGGCCGACGTTGTTTCGCGGGCCAAAGAGATCAGCCAGCAGAGCGACGGCGCCTTCGATGTGACAGTGGGTCCGCTGGTTAATCTCTGGAACTTTGGCCCCGATCATCATCCCGAAGAGATCCCCAGCGATGCGGCGATTGCCGAAGCGTTGGCTAACGTAGGCGACTCCAAGCTGCAGGTTCGACTCGATCCTCCGGCCTTGAAAAAGTCGCACGACAAGTTGTATGTCGATCTTTCGGCGATCGCCAAAGGATACGGCGTTGATCAGCTCGCACAATTGGTCGCCGACGCAGGCGCTAAATCGTATATGGTCGAAATCGGCGGTGAAGTTCGCGCCGCCGGACGCAAGAGCGACGGCTCGCCCTGGCGGATCGCGATCGAGAAACCGATCCCCGGCGCCAGAGCGATTCAAGAGATTGTCGAACTGTCGAACCAATCGCTGGCGACCTCCGGCGATTACCGCAATTTTTTTGAAGTGGACGGCGAGACTTTCTCGCATACGATCGATCCCCAGACTGGGCGTCCGTTGGGGCATCAACTCGCCTCGGTCAGCGTTTTGC
The nucleotide sequence above comes from Blastopirellula sp. J2-11. Encoded proteins:
- a CDS encoding prenyltransferase/squalene oxidase repeat-containing protein codes for the protein MLWLSRRFQGSASWMFSLLFHLVVVMTLGLWILRDDRQEGPPGIILGEADPIVPITELPQWQPKVADIQGDVINDSTYAIEEMAQQLAQTAPSEAPTTSIPSPAFQFSDSATLTYVPPAGAGGFAGRDPANQPGLLQQRGGSQATQDAVERALVWIAAQQNEDGHWDFNHRNGPQGARATDPGTAHALTGATGLALLPFLGKGYTHLRESPYQETVAKGLYYLRTHMIVSNQGGDLTGGSKFGMYCHGLAAIALCEAYAMTEDPDLRQDAQEAVKFIEFAQHSAGGWRYQPGEPGDTSVFGWQLMALKSALIGGLQVSSPRVGLAEHFLDTVQTDAGAYYGYQRPGKQPTTTAIGLLSRMYLGWRRNDPRLERGAKFLATEGPSQRDMYFNYYATNVMAHQGGPAWTKWNDKLSNYLVQSQSTKLYEAGSWRFDDPYFEEGGRLYTTCLAAMILEVYYRHMPLYSDQSIDFTF
- a CDS encoding HisA/HisF-related TIM barrel protein translates to MTSRSELPAAILPVIDLKDRHVVRGVGGLRHRYRPIESRLCASSEPGDIAAAMVAAYSFRDAYVADLDAILDGRPQVEDWRKIAQAGLRLHLDAGLATLADCQRVIEALEPESVASLIVGLETLQRWEDLGQITAEFGESVTFSLDLRHGRPLRIVGAAIRPEEIAQRAFDCGARRMVLLDLAHVGQGRGTGTEMLCRELSTQLTGVEWVTGGGIRTLADIETQVSLGAARVLVSSALHEDEKILMARPQ
- a CDS encoding Na(+)-translocating NADH-quinone reductase subunit A — translated: MPRTITLKRGLDLPISGRPQQSIESAGAVTRFGLLGDDYIGMRPTMFVTDGDSVKLGQALFEDKKNPGVMFTSPVAGKVVAVNRGAKRRFLSVVIEREGDEQVEFASHGDQSLLNLTRQQVVEGMLAAGLWPALRQRPFGRTPSPTQTPQALFITAIDTHPLAADPAVVIGPQKAEFTAGLEALSKLTDGPMFVCRAPGADIPGEDLDFAEVVEFAGPHPAGLPGTHIHCLYPAGRDRAVWHIGYQDVLAIGSLFKTGRLSVKRILSLAGPAVSKPRLIEATLGADLTQLTDGQLKADDPRVISGSVFWGRTCAEPHTFLGRYHSQISVLEEGRNRDFLGWLTLGFGKFSTKSVFMSALTGGGRDYDFTTSSEGSHRAIIPTGMYEKVMPLDIEPTALLKSLVVNDMESAQALGALELDEEDLALCSYVDTGKHDFGSALRKNLDRIEAEG
- a CDS encoding NADH:ubiquinone reductase (Na(+)-transporting) subunit B, which encodes MKFIRNLLDRAAPLFEEGGKLERLYPLYEAGDTFLYTPGEITHGSTHVRDGLDLKRMMVFVVIALTPCILMAMWNTGYQANSAIHAEAGTAPEGWQESLFTSLGMAHDPGSLLDNIVLGAIYFLPVYIVTMTVGGIIEVIFGIVRKHEVNEGFLVTGMLFPLTLPPTIPLWQVALGIAFGVLIGKEVFGGTGKNFLNPALTARAFLYFAYPNQITGNVWVAADGFSGATTLGALAENKDNLDVGLSQVLQGVDGHGITWLQAFLGTITGSMGETSALACLLGAAFLILTGVGSWKIMAATVLGAVGTSGAFYLASLSGMETSALFALPPWWHLVIGGFAFGCVFMATDPVSAAMTEKGKWFYGILVGVLTILIRGINPAFPEGIMLAILFGNVMAPLIDYFVIQGNINRRMARYAS
- a CDS encoding Na(+)-translocating NADH-quinone reductase subunit C, which codes for MRRDSVGGTFLVAAVLCIVCSIAVSATAVLLKPTQVENEKLDKQKNILAAAGALPKDKEGKVEEVSAAKITELYNNIETIVIDLDTGERVDNRKENPVSAESLEDKPKMEKIPTDAPADDKLGDIKERPKYSQVFLLKKEDKIDVIVLPFYGKGLWSTMKGFIALEGDAQTIKGLTYYSHGETPGLGGEVDNPDWKAQWPGTTAIEDDGKVVVSVTKAGQTGGIDTNIDGLSGATITTKGVNTMVRYWLGPGGFGPFLAKVRKGDFNG
- a CDS encoding NADH:ubiquinone reductase (Na(+)-transporting) subunit D, with amino-acid sequence MAKETTKDILLSPVFTNNPIALQVLGICSALAVTSKMDKALTMALAVTVVTGFSNLSVSLVRKFIPSSIRIIVQMTIIASLVIIVDQFLKAYAFNISKELSVFVGLIITNCIVMGRAEAYAMKHEPGMSFLDGVGNGLGYSLILLIVAFFRELFGFGTLFGITILPLYDAANSTGWYTTNGLMVLPPSAFFIIGIIIWVLRTFRPDQVETEG
- the nqrE gene encoding NADH:ubiquinone reductase (Na(+)-transporting) subunit E, translated to MTDLVNIALKAVFSENLALAFFLGMCTFLAVSKNVKTALGLGAAVIAVMAITIPANNLIYQHLLKKGQLAWISSDLADMDLTFLGLIIYIGVIAAIVQILEMGLDRYFPPLYNALGIFLPLITVNCAILGGSLFMVERDYSFTQSCVYGLFAGVGWALAIVALAGVREKLKYSDVPDGLKGLGITFITAGLMALAFMSFGGML
- the nqrF gene encoding NADH:ubiquinone reductase (Na(+)-transporting) subunit F; the encoded protein is MQEYQFILIPVGVAMFTVLVLALVAIILAAKSVLVAAGDVKLVINEQKEVHVPAGGKLLNALADQGIFVSSACGGGGTCAQCKVKIHSGGGDILPTEKSHINNQQAREGYRLSCQVAVKQDMSIEVPHEAFETKKWDCEVISNGNVATFIKEFKLKLPEGEEVDFKAGGYIQIEIPEHEVAYKDFLVEDEYHEDWDKFNIWRYVSKVEEPVIRAYSMANYPGEKGVIMLNVRIASPPPRAPEGTPPGKASSYIFSRKPGDKVTISGPYGEFFIKDTENEMVYIGGGAGMAPLRSHIFELFKERKTNRKVSFWYGGRSVRELFYVDEFRDIEKEFPNFKFNIALSDALPEDNWTGLKGFIHQVLLENYLKNHPAPEDIEYYICGPPMMNQAVFKMLDDLGVPPENIAYDDFGG
- a CDS encoding FAD:protein FMN transferase, with protein sequence MTSAAKRLIALARAACLLLLVVGCTPNGSAPVELTGRTMGTTYSVKWIAPGDDFSTKSLQKQVDQRLVEINQQMSTYIPDSELSRFNQSPAGDWFPVSQALADVVSRAKEISQQSDGAFDVTVGPLVNLWNFGPDHHPEEIPSDAAIAEALANVGDSKLQVRLDPPALKKSHDKLYVDLSAIAKGYGVDQLAQLVADAGAKSYMVEIGGEVRAAGRKSDGSPWRIAIEKPIPGARAIQEIVELSNQSLATSGDYRNFFEVDGETFSHTIDPQTGRPLGHQLASVSVLHSDCAAADAFATTLMVLGPERGYNWAEQNKLAVLFLIRGADGPVVRRTSQWPQRGE